Genomic DNA from Dehalogenimonas lykanthroporepellens BL-DC-9:
ATCACTACGATACAGATGATTGGTGGAATAGGGAAATACCTTTCAAGTACGATGCTACCAATGGAAGATGGTGGTAATAGGTTAACCAGAAAAGACTTAAGGGCGGGGAATTCCCGCCCTTAAGTCTTTGTAAGCGCATTTGAAATACCAATAAATTTGAATTTCTGGCTATTTATAAAAAATAATCTAAAGATAAGGTTGTATTGACTAAATACCGGATCGGTGCTATCCTTCCTCATCAAGTAGTTTATAAGCTTAACGTCTTTTTCCGGTCTGTACTAACATTCAATCTGTTGTGCATCGCCAGATAAGGAAGAGAGGTTTTGAATTGTCGCGTATCGGCTTTTGGGCTCTTCACGGGAAAAAAGTCCTTATCACAGCAGTTATTTTAAGTATTATCGGCGCCTGGGTATATGGTCAATTAAACATCAGTACGGATGCAGAGCAGTATTTTACGGAACTGGTTCCGGACATCGTTCAAACAGAACTTGTTGCCAGTAATCCAGCTGAGAACCAGTATTTATATTCCGTATCGGCTGACAACTCGGAGGTAGCTTATATCAGTACGGGTCAAGGGCAGGGTTACGGGGGCCCGGTATTGGTTGAAGTTGCCTGGAGTGAAGGCGGCACGATACTCGATATTTTAGTACCGGAACACAATGAAACCGAAGCCTGGTATTCCAAACTTGCTGAAAATGAATACTTTGCCCAGTATGAGGGGCGTACTTTTTCAGACCCTTTCTCGTTGGGGGAGGATATCGACGCCGCGTCCGGAGCAACCAGATCTTCAACCGGTGTTGCGCAGGGTGTTTATAATTCACGTATGCTCCTGGCCGAGCACCTGGGGCAACCCTATGTCGGCCCCGAACAAACCATTAAATTTGGAACACCGGAAATCCTGTTGTTAGTCGGATTGGCCCTGGTACTTCTATTCAGGCTCGTCCCCAAGCTACGCCTATTGCGATGGACTCGGGCTTTTGCACTGGCCTATGGCTTTATAGTTATCGGCATTGCACTCACAGGCATGCTTTCCCTAATCAATTTCATCGTCTTTCCCATCGGTTTCGCCCCTTCTATCTTTAACAACCTCTATCTGTATATCATCGTCTTCGGCATCATTGGGTTGGCGCTCATCTTCGCCAAGAACTTCTGGTGCTTCTGGCTATGCCCCTTCTGCGCTGTCCAGGAGGGGGCTCATTTCATCGGTGGCAGTCGCAACCGCCCGGTCACCCGACGCCAGCTCATGCTGAGAAATACCCGCTACTTCGTGCTGTGGGCGGTGGTACTGCTGGCGCTGTTGTTCCGCCAGCCGCAACTGGCGGTGTTCGAACCGTGGAACACGCTGTTCAGCCTGGAGGGTAGCCAGCTTCAATGGTTGCTCGTTTTTACCATGATAGGGATAGCCATGTTTATCCATGATTTCTGGTGCCATTATCTATGTCCGGTAGGCGCCACCATGGACATCGTTTTGAAAATAAGGGCCTGGTTTGCCGGCTTGTTCGGGCGGCTGAGTTCCCGTTAGCCACAAGACAGGAGATTTTGAGATGACCAAGCAGAAAACCGCAGATATCAGAGTAATCCCCGAAGAAAAGGTCAGCCGTCGGACCAGGTTCTTTGGCCGTCGGGAAGAATTCAAGTGGGTGGAAAGCCATTGCACCGCCTGTGGCCGGTGCAGTCGGGTCTGTCCGGTGGATGCCATCAATATTGACCGGACAAACGAACTGACCAAACGCATGCGTTCCGCGCCTTGCTCACAAGCCTGCCCCGCCGGTCTTGACGGTTCACGCTACGCTCGTTTTATCGGTGAGGGCAAGTTCGCAGAAGCGGCGGCGGTGATTAGAGAAAGGGCGCCGTTTCCGCTGGTGCTGGGCCATGTCTGCAAACGGCCCTGTGAGGCTGAATGTCAGCGGGGCAAATATGAAGGCACCCTGCAGTTACGGGCGTTGAAACGCTTCGCCGCCGCCAAGGATGACGGGGAGTGGCGGAAACGGCTGAAGATAGCCCCGGATACCGGTAAAAAAGTAGCTGTGGTCGGTTCCGGGCCGGCCGGGATGTCGATAGCCTGGTTCCTGCGCATCCTGGGACATCAGGTAACGGTGTTCGAAGCCCTGCCCGACAAGGGCGGCAAAATGCTGTCATCCATTCCCGATTACCAGTTGCCCAAGGATGTGGTGGCCGGTGAGATTGAAATCATAGAAAGCCTGGGCGTGGAAGTCAGAACGAATACCAGCGTCGAGTCAACCCAGAGTTTGCTGACGGATGGTTACGACGCAGTAGCACTGGCCATCGGCGTCAAGGGCTGGGGCAAGTCCATCAAATTGCCGATATCCGGCGCCGGGGACACGGGGGTGGTGTCCGGTGCCGAGATGATGAAAAAGATAGAAGCCGGCTGGCCGCTGGAGCTGGGACAAAGAGTCATTGTCCTTGGCGGTGGCGCGCAGGCATTCCGAATCGCCCTGACGGCGGCCCGGGAGGGGGCCACCGATGTTCACATCTTCGGCCAGGAACACACCGGTGGCGTCGATCCCGATGCCTGGGAAGTGGATTCAGCTCTGGCCGAAGGGGTGATAGTCCATTCCTCGTCCATGTTCTACCGGGTAATTCGGGAGGACGGCCAGGTCAGGGGTGTCAGCGCCCTCAAGATTCGGGCGCTGGGATACGACAGCGAGGGCCAGGTCTGCTTCGACGCCCTGCCCGGCGACGAAGAGATTTACGAAGCTGACAGCGTGGTATCCACTTTCGACGAAAAAGATATTGAAAGCGATCCGATGGGCGTCAGCCCGGGCGTTTTTGCCGCCGGCGACGCGGTCAATGAACAGCGTTCGGTGATTGAATCCATCGCCGCCGCCCGCTGGGTGGCCGCCGCGGTGGATCGTTATCTGGGGGGCGCGGGTGACCTGACCATGGATCTGGCCGCTTCGGAATCAGCGGCGGCGCTGACCCCGATTAAGGGTGTGAAGACCAAGTTTCCCTCGCCGGTGCCGGTCCGGTACGTCAAAGCCAGCGACGGTTCTCAAGCGGCTTCGGAACAGACTCTGCCGGATACGGCGGCGGTGGCTGACGCCAGGCGATGCCTCAAATGTGATTTGAGCTATGAACTGAAAGACTATCAACTGGATACCGGCGTGTGCGTTTTCTGCGGCCGTTGTATCGAAGCCTGCTACTGGAAGGCCATAACCCCGGGCGCCGGATATGAAAAAGCCCGACAGGCCGCTGAAGTAGTGGAAGCCCGGGACAAGCGCTTTTCCAACGTACTGACGGTGCTGGTGGCCGTCGGAGTGCTACTTATCGTTGCCGTTACTTTTTCCAAGCTTGCTGATATACTTGCCTGAACCGGAGTTCACGATATGAAAAACAACATCAATCGCAGAGATTTCGTTAGAATCACCGCTGTCAGCGCCGGAGTGCTGGCGCTGGGCGGCATGGGCATCAGGGAACTGGTGGAATCCGGGAACGCCCGGGAGTTTACCGAGACCCGTTCTCTGCTGGGGACGTTCATCACTATCAAGCTGATAGATACCGAGCCGTCCCGAGCCACCGGCGCCATCGAAGACGGCTTTGCCGAAATCGAAAGACTGTCACGGCTGTTGTCCCGGCACGACCCGGCCAGTGAACTATCCATCCTGAACCGGACCGGACATATCGCCAATGCCTCCCCAGAACTGACCGGCGTCATTCAGAAGGCCCAAACCTATTCCGAGCTGACTTCAGGCGCCTTCGACGTCAGTGTTCTGCCCCTGCTGGAACTTTTTAGCCGTAGTTTTGCCGAGGGCGGCGAGCCGCCGACCGAACGTGACATCCGGGCGGCCCGGGAAATGGTGAATTACCATGCCATCGAAGTGGTTGACCGGGATATCCGTCTGGCGGCGCCGGGCATGGGTTTGACCCTGGATGGCATTGCCAAGGGTTATGTGGTCGACCAGGCGGCTATCCTGCTCCGGGCGAGAGGCCTGACCCAGGTGATGGTCGAAGCCGGCGGTGATATGTCTCTGAGAGGGATGAGAGAGGATGGTCAGGCCTGGAAAATCGGTCTGACTCATCCGCGGGCGCTGGCCGGTTATTATGAAGTACTGCAGACATCCAATGACAGTCTGGCGACGTCGGGGGATTACGAAAATGCCTTCACCGCCGACTACTCCTGGCACCATATCATCGATCCGCGAATAGGCCATTCACCGCGTGAACTGGCCTCAGCCACGGTTGTCGCTCCGGATACCGCCTATGCCGATGCTCTGGCTACCGCGGCCATGGTCATGGGGGTTACCGAGTCCCTGGCGCTGTTCGAAAAACTGCCGGGGGTGCAGGCGCTACTCATCGACAAGGGCATGAAGCGGCACACTACTGCCGATTACGCAGTCGCTTCCGCCTGATTCTCGACGGCTGGTTCAACCGCCGGCGTGAGTTTTGATGTCGTCACCCAGCCGGATGACGCTGGTCACGCCCTTGATGCTTTCGGTCTTGGAAATAAGCCTGGCCAGTTGCGACAGACTGCGGGTTTCAATGAAAAGCACGATGGTGGTCACCTTTTCCGGACTTTCCGAAACCGACATGCTGGTAATGTTGACCTTCTCATCGGCGATAAGGGTGGAGACATCCCGTACCAGCCCTACCCGGTCCCAGGCGGTTACCTGCAGGCGGGCTGGATAAAGCCGATCGTTCTGTCCCCAGGCGACCTGTACCAGGCGTTCCGGCTCATCTTCCTTGGTTACGTTATGGCAGTCCGCCCGGTGGATGGTGACTCCCTGAGCGCGGGTGACGTAGCCGATGATGTCGTCCCCTGGCAGGGGCTGACAACATCCGGCAATCTTGGTCAAAATGTCGCCGATACCCATGACTGAAATGCCGGTGTTTACCACCTTGCCCGGACTCTGGGATAAGGCAACCGTCGGCTCGACACTGGCGGCTTTGGGCGCTTCCACCACCGGCACCTGGGTCAGGGCTACCGAATGCGCTGACAGTCCCCCGTAGCCGATGGCGGCCAGGAAGTCGTCAACGCTGTCATAATTATAATTGGCGGTCAGATTCTTGATTTCCGGGAACTTAAGCCCCATATGGCGGAACTCTTTCTCCAGTATCTCCCGGCCTTTTTCGATGTTCTCGGTGCGTTCCTGCTTCTTGAACCACTGTCGGATCTTGGTGATGGCATGGGAGGTTTTGACGTAGCCGAGGTTGGGGTTGAGCCAGTCCCGGGACGGGCCTTTGTTCTTCCGGGTAGTGACGATTTCCACCACTTCTGCGTTTTTCAGCTGATAGTCCAAGCTGACCAGCTTGCCGTTGACCTTGGCGCCGACACACCGGTGTCCCAGTTCGGTATGCACCCGGTAGGCGAAGTCCAGCGGGGTGGCGCCCTTGGGCAGGTCCTTGATTTCGCCGCCGGGGGTGAAGACGAATACCTGGTCGTTGAAGATGTCGGTCTTGACCGATTCCAGGAACTCCTCGGCGCCGGCCAGGTCGCGATGCCAGTCCACCAGTTGACGCAACCATGAAATCCGGTCTTCATTATGGCTGGTTGAGCGCTCGTTTTCCTTGTAACGCCAGTGGGCGGCGACGCCGTATTCCGCCAGTCGGTGCATGTCGTAGGTGCGTATCTGTATCTCCAGCGGGGTACCGTTAAGGGACAGCACGGCGGTATGCAGGGACTGGTAGCCGTTGGGCTTGGGGTTGGCGATATAGTCGTCGAAGGAACCAGGAATGGGGTGCCAGAGGTTATGAACGGCGCCGAGGGCGGTGTAACATTCGTTGACCGTGTTGACCAGTACCCGGATGGCCAGCAGGTCGTAAATCTCGTCGAAATGCCGCCCCTGGGCTGAATATTTTTCCGCCTTCTGGTGCAGTGAAAAGATATGCTTGGCGCGGCCGTTGACTTCCGGCTTCAGCCCGGCGTTTTCGAACTCCGATTTCAGGATATTGATGACTTTGGTGATGAATTCCTCGCGCTGGGCGCGCTTGCCGGCGATCAACCGGGCCAGTTGCTTGTAGCGCACTGGCTCCAGGAAGCGGAAGGACAGGTCTTCCAGTTGCCACTTGATTTCCCAGATGCCCAGCCGGTGGGCCAGCGGGGCGTAGATTTCCATGGTTTCCCGCGCGATGTCCTTCTGTTTTTCGGACGGCATGGCGTCCAGGGTACGCATGTTATGCAGGCGGTCCGAGAGTTTGATGAAGACGACGCGGAGGTCTTCGGCCATGGCCACCAGCATCTTGCGCAGGTTTTCCGCCTGCCGTTCGTAGGTGGTGTTGCCGGAAAACCGGGTCTCACCGGGGGCGGCCAGGGACAGTTTGGCCAGTTTGGTGACTCCGTCGACCAGCCGGGCGACGTCGGGTCCGAATTTTTCCTCGATGCCGGCCAGGGGGATGTCGGAGTCTTCCGGAACATCGTGAAGCAATGCCGCGGCGATGGCGGTGGTATCCAGCTGAAGGTCGGCCAGTTCCATGGCTACCGCCAAAGGGTGCTCAATGTAAGGCTCGCCAGAGCGTCGGGTCTGTCCCTGGTGGGCTTCGGCCGCAAAGTCATAGGCCGCCTGAATGATATTCAGCTTTTCCGGCGGCAGGTAACGGGAGCAGACCTCTAAGAGAACGGAAATTTCCATTGATTTACCATAAAATGGCTGATGTTCAAGTATAGCAAAACGGCTGAACTCTGTCAGCCGTTCTGTGACAGCTCATAGCCGTGTTTTATTCAGCGCTGTCTTCTGCCTGGTCGCCGGTGTCTTCGGTTTCTTCCTGATGGGCGACTTCGACGATTCGTTCTTCCGGGGGCGCCGAATCGGCCTCCTGCAGAGGGCTGAAAAGGCGGGGGTCGAGTTCGTCGGGGTTGTCGGTTTCGGGATGAATCTCTCCGTCAGTTCCAGGGGCCTCAACCTCTTTTTCCGGCTCTGCCGGCTGGTTTTCGGTGTCTTTTAATTCTTTGTCGTCAACCATTTCAGTCTCCAAAGATCTGACTTAGCCAGGGCCGACTGGCCAGTACCAGGGTCAGGGAAATCACCTCGAGCAGAAAGAACCAGACGGCGATGTGCAGTTCATTGACCTTCTTCTTCATGACTACGGCGTTCCATTCATAGGACGAGATGAAGTGAGTGGTCAGCCGCCGCTTGGTGAACTGGTACGGCTGAGCGATATAGTAGTCCCTCAGCGGCCGTGGTTCCGGGTCCCGGAAATACGGCCGGCGCACCCAGGAACGCATGGCCAGGATGACCGCCATCACATAGAACAGGATGGGGATGGAAAACATGACCATGGGCAGGGTTTCGTTGATGGTGCCCAGTATGGCCGCCTGGGCGGCGGCGCCCATACCGATGACGACGCTGGAAACGAACATCAGAGTGCCGGACTTGCCGTCCAGAGAGTCGATCTGGCGTAACTGCACCTCCAGCCGTTCTTTGACTTCATTATAAACCAGTTCCAGGCTGGGCAGTTCCGGCTCTTCCTTTTCGGTTTCCGGTGTTTTCGATTCGGTCTCGGCGCTGTTCATGATACTGATTTTCAGCATACTCCTCGGCGGCTGGATTAGCAATGGCCCGGCGGTCCGGGGCGCCGGCAGGCGCCGAGTACTTCGCACCCTTGAAACTAAACGGGAGTCCCGTTTTAAATATCGAGATTCTTCACCTGCTGGGCATGGGCCTGGATGAAGGCCTTGCGGGGCGGCACCTGGTCACCCATCAGCAGATTGAAGGTGGCGTCGGCGTGGGCGGCATCCTCGATTTCCACTGTCAGCATGGTGCGGGTGGCCGGGTTCATGGTAGTGCTCCAGAGCTGTTCGGCGGACATCTCACCGAGACCCTTGTAGCGCTGGACATCGACGCTCTTGCCCTTGAATTCCTTCAGTGCTTCGTCTTTTTCGGCGTCGGAGAAGACCCAGCGCTCATTCTGTCCCTGCTTGACGCGGTAGAGGGGCGGCTGGGCGATATACAGCCCGCCGTTGGTGATGAGTTTGCTCATATGCCGGAAGAAAAAGGTCAGCAGGAGGGTGCGGATGTGTGAGCCGTCGACGTCGGCGTCGGTCATCATCACTACCCGGTGGTAGCGCAGTTTGCCGAAATCGAAGTCGTCATCGATGCCGGCGCCGAGCGCGGTGATGATGGCCCGGATTTCCTCATGGGACAGCATCTTGTCCGGGGCGGCCTTTTCGACGTTCAGAATCTTACCGCGCAGGGGCAGGATGGCCTGGAAGCGCCGGTTACGGCCCTGCTTGGCCGAGCCGCCGGCGGAGTCACCCTCCACCAGGAACAGTTCACACAGGGAAGGCTCCTTCTCCGAGCACTCCGCCAGCTTGCCGGGCAGTGAGCCGCCGTCAAGGGAGTTCTTTTTGATGATCAGGTCGCGTGCCTTGCGGGCGGCGTCGCGGGCGCGGGCCGAGGTCAGTACCTTGTCGATTATCTTTTTAGCTTCGTCGGGGTGTTCCTCGAAGTAGAGCGCCAGCTGATCGACGACGACGCTTTCCACCATGCTCTTCATTTCGGCGTTGCCCAGCTTGCCCTTGGTCTGGCCTTCGAACTGCGGCTCCGGCAGTTTGACCGAAACGATGCTGACCATGCCTTCCCGGCAGTCGTCGCCCATGATGCTGGGGTCGGAATCCTTGACCAGCTTGTTCTTATAGACGTAATCATTGATGACCCGGGTCAGGGCGGAGCGGAAACCGGTCAGGTGGGTGCCGCCGTCCTGGGTGTTGATGCAGTTGGCGAAGCTGAAATTGGTTTCGGAGAAGCCATCGTTATACTGGAGGGCCACCTCCACCATGCAGTCATCGACCTTGCGGTAGATGGCGATGGGCAGGCGATGAATGGTGTTGCGGTTGTGGTTCAGGTGACGGACGAAGCCGGTGATACCGCCCTCGAAATAATAGGTCTGCTCCTTGTCGGTTCGGCGGTCGGTAATGGAGATTTCCAGGCCTTTGTTCAGATAGGCGATTTCCCGCATGCGCTCGGCCAGGGTTTTGAAATCATAGGTGGCATCATCGAAAATCTTGGAGTCGAACTTGAAGGTGGTAGTGGTGCCGGTGCCGCAGGCTTCCCCGACCACGGCTACCGGGGCTTCGGGGATGCCTTCCTTGTACTGCTGGCGGTAGAGCTTGCCGTCACGGCGGACATCAACGGTGACCCATTCGGACAGGGCATTGACCACGGAGGCGCCGACGCCGTGAAGGCCGCCGGATACCTGGTAGGTCTTACCGCCGAATTTGGCGCCGGCGTGTAGCACGGTCATGACCGTTTCCAGCGCCGAAACGCCCGTCTTTTTCTGGATGTCCACCGGGATGCCGCGGCCGTTGTCCTCGACCGAGATGGACTCATCGCCGTGGATGATGACGTTGATCTTGTCACAGAACCCGGCCATGGATTCATCGACCGAGTTATAAACGACCTCGTATACCAGGTGATGCAGGCCGCGGTAGTCGGTGGACCCGATATACATACCGGGGCGTTTGCGCACCGCTTCGCGACCGCCCAGTACCTGGATATCTTCGGCGGTATAACTGGATGCTCCGGGATTATCGGTCAGCTTTTTTTCGGCCATAAACGTACCTTGAAATGTTATTTAGCGGGGATCGGCGCGGTTCGACGAAGGACGATAAAATCAGGGTCAGCGGAAATCGGTTCGTAATTCATGCGCTCGATACCTTTCAATTATAACATTTCAAGATTGAAGGGGGCAAAGATTAAAGCCGGTATTGGTTAAAACCGGCTTTAATAAGCTATTTGTGTCCGGGCGGAAGGCTTTAAATTCGGTTCGGTTCAATCTGCTGTTGACGATAGCCATGAATCAGCGGTAGCCAGAAGATGGCCAGCAGGAAGACGATATTAATGGTGGAAATATCCTGCTCAATGGGGAGAACCGGTTCCAACAGCATCGCGGAGAGCCAGGCGATGCCCAGTATTACCCAGCGCCAGACTCGCAACCTGTGGGGAATCAGGGCGGTTACCCAGGCGAGGGCAATGATGACAGCAGTAGCTACCCAGAAAGCAAAAAGCAGATATTGCCCGCTCACGGCGATGATAGCGATGAACACCAGACTGGCGAGGATATTTACTATCAGCAGGGACTCGAGGCCTCCTTTGGTGGGTTTGCTGTGAGACATTCTGACCCTCCTGTGTGGCTTGCGGTGAGATAATTCTTTCCCCCCACAAAAAGCAATGGTTAATTCTACCAGGCCATGCGGTAGAGTCGCTCCAGGTCGGCCTGGGTGACCTCGGTCGGGTTGCCGGTGATCCACGGCGACGATACCGGCGCCAGGCGGGCCAGTTCCGGTATGGCGCTTGAGGTGACACCCAGGGTTTTCAGCCGCAGACGCATGCCAATGGATTTGAGCCAGCCTTCCACTGCCGACAGCCCGTCGGCAGTGCCGAAAACACGTTCGCCCAGCAGGGCTATCCGTTCCGCCCTGGCCCGTGAGACGTCGGCCAGCCAGGCCGGTAGCATGGCGGCCAGACCGTCGCCGTGGGCGATATCGAACAGGCCGGAGACCGGGTGCTCCATGCCGTGGAGGGTCATGGCGCCGTTACCGCCGCCCAGCCCGGAAAAAGCCGAACAGGCCATGGTGGAAGCCCAGCTCAGGGCGCGGCGGGCCGGCATATCGCTCAGGTTATCCCGGAGGCTCGGCAGGCAACTGACGACGGTACGCATGATGGCTTCCCGCCAGCCGTCGTTGAGGGGTTCCGGGTGACCGGCGGTGATGTAGGGCTCGAGAGCGTGGCAGAAAATGTCCACCCCGCCCTGGAGGGTCGGCGCCAGCGGCAGGGAGGCGGTCAGTTCCGGGTCGATGATGGCTGTGACCGGCTGGACCGACGGCCGCGACAGCACCCGCTTCTGATGGCTGTCCCAGTCGGTGATGACAGCGCCGGAATTGACCTCGGAGCCGGAAGCGGCCACGGTCGGCACTGTAATGATGGGCGGCACGCGTCCGGCGGGGTCGTCACCGGTGGTGATATAGTGCCAGACAGGCTGGTCGCCGGCTGAGGCTAAGGCTATCCCCTTGGCGGCATCCATTGACGAACCGCCGCCGAGGGCTATCACCAGGTCGATATTCTCCCGGCGCACCAGAGCCGAGCCTTCGTCGACGGTGGAAGCCCTGGGGTTGGGTTCCACCCGGTCGAAAAGAAACGCTTGAACGCCGGCTTTTTCCAGAAGGTCGGCGGCGCGGTCCAGCAGTCCCAGCCGCCTAAGGTTATGACGGCCGGAGACGATGATGGCGCGTTGCCCCGCTACCGCGGCTTCCTGACCTAGGCGGGCGAAAACGCCTTCCCCGACGATGATTCTGGTGGGCATGTCGAACACGGTAGATGTCATGATGGGTGATTTCTCCTTTTTCGAGACTCGCCTCCACTATATGCCCGCCTTCCGGGATGAGTCAAACCCGTTCGTTTGCGCCCTGAACGAAGCGGGGCATATAATTTCAGGGTATGAAAAATGCGGCACCGATACTGGTAGCCGACCTGGGCGGCACCAAGGTTCTGGCCGGGGCGGTGGGCGAAGGCAATCGCCTGGAATATCGCGTCCGGCGCGGGTCGGCCGGTGCCGGCAGTCAGGACGAAATCCTGACCAACCTTTACGGTGCGCTGACAGAGGTGGCGGCGGCCATGCCGGAGCCGCCGCAGGCTGTAGCTGTTGCCTCGGCCGGGGCCATCGACCTGGCCGCCGGAGTCGTCACCCATTCCCCGAACATGATGGCGGTTAACGGTTTGCCGCTCCGCACCATGATTTCAGAAAAATATGGCTTGCCGACGG
This window encodes:
- a CDS encoding FMN-binding domain protein (PFAM: FMN-binding domain protein~KEGG: deg:DehalGT_1390 FMN-binding domain protein), with amino-acid sequence MSRIGFWALHGKKVLITAVILSIIGAWVYGQLNISTDAEQYFTELVPDIVQTELVASNPAENQYLYSVSADNSEVAYISTGQGQGYGGPVLVEVAWSEGGTILDILVPEHNETEAWYSKLAENEYFAQYEGRTFSDPFSLGEDIDAASGATRSSTGVAQGVYNSRMLLAEHLGQPYVGPEQTIKFGTPEILLLVGLALVLLFRLVPKLRLLRWTRAFALAYGFIVIGIALTGMLSLINFIVFPIGFAPSIFNNLYLYIIVFGIIGLALIFAKNFWCFWLCPFCAVQEGAHFIGGSRNRPVTRRQLMLRNTRYFVLWAVVLLALLFRQPQLAVFEPWNTLFSLEGSQLQWLLVFTMIGIAMFIHDFWCHYLCPVGATMDIVLKIRAWFAGLFGRLSSR
- a CDS encoding 4Fe-4S ferredoxin iron-sulfur binding domain protein (PFAM: 4Fe-4S ferredoxin iron-sulfur binding domain protein; FAD dependent oxidoreductase~KEGG: det:DET0123 pyridine nucleotide-disulphide oxidoreductase family protein); this translates as MTKQKTADIRVIPEEKVSRRTRFFGRREEFKWVESHCTACGRCSRVCPVDAINIDRTNELTKRMRSAPCSQACPAGLDGSRYARFIGEGKFAEAAAVIRERAPFPLVLGHVCKRPCEAECQRGKYEGTLQLRALKRFAAAKDDGEWRKRLKIAPDTGKKVAVVGSGPAGMSIAWFLRILGHQVTVFEALPDKGGKMLSSIPDYQLPKDVVAGEIEIIESLGVEVRTNTSVESTQSLLTDGYDAVALAIGVKGWGKSIKLPISGAGDTGVVSGAEMMKKIEAGWPLELGQRVIVLGGGAQAFRIALTAAREGATDVHIFGQEHTGGVDPDAWEVDSALAEGVIVHSSSMFYRVIREDGQVRGVSALKIRALGYDSEGQVCFDALPGDEEIYEADSVVSTFDEKDIESDPMGVSPGVFAAGDAVNEQRSVIESIAAARWVAAAVDRYLGGAGDLTMDLAASESAAALTPIKGVKTKFPSPVPVRYVKASDGSQAASEQTLPDTAAVADARRCLKCDLSYELKDYQLDTGVCVFCGRCIEACYWKAITPGAGYEKARQAAEVVEARDKRFSNVLTVLVAVGVLLIVAVTFSKLADILA
- a CDS encoding ApbE family lipoprotein (PFAM: ApbE family lipoprotein~KEGG: dev:DhcVS_1478 thiamine biosynthesis lipoprotein), with product MKNNINRRDFVRITAVSAGVLALGGMGIRELVESGNAREFTETRSLLGTFITIKLIDTEPSRATGAIEDGFAEIERLSRLLSRHDPASELSILNRTGHIANASPELTGVIQKAQTYSELTSGAFDVSVLPLLELFSRSFAEGGEPPTERDIRAAREMVNYHAIEVVDRDIRLAAPGMGLTLDGIAKGYVVDQAAILLRARGLTQVMVEAGGDMSLRGMREDGQAWKIGLTHPRALAGYYEVLQTSNDSLATSGDYENAFTADYSWHHIIDPRIGHSPRELASATVVAPDTAYADALATAAMVMGVTESLALFEKLPGVQALLIDKGMKRHTTADYAVASA
- a CDS encoding (p)ppGpp synthetase I, SpoT/RelA (SMART: metal-dependent phosphohydrolase HD region~TIGRFAM: RelA/SpoT family protein~KEGG: det:DET0005 GTP pyrophosphokinase~PFAM: RelA/SpoT domain protein; metal-dependent phosphohydrolase HD sub domain; TGS domain protein; amino acid-binding ACT domain protein), which codes for MEISVLLEVCSRYLPPEKLNIIQAAYDFAAEAHQGQTRRSGEPYIEHPLAVAMELADLQLDTTAIAAALLHDVPEDSDIPLAGIEEKFGPDVARLVDGVTKLAKLSLAAPGETRFSGNTTYERQAENLRKMLVAMAEDLRVVFIKLSDRLHNMRTLDAMPSEKQKDIARETMEIYAPLAHRLGIWEIKWQLEDLSFRFLEPVRYKQLARLIAGKRAQREEFITKVINILKSEFENAGLKPEVNGRAKHIFSLHQKAEKYSAQGRHFDEIYDLLAIRVLVNTVNECYTALGAVHNLWHPIPGSFDDYIANPKPNGYQSLHTAVLSLNGTPLEIQIRTYDMHRLAEYGVAAHWRYKENERSTSHNEDRISWLRQLVDWHRDLAGAEEFLESVKTDIFNDQVFVFTPGGEIKDLPKGATPLDFAYRVHTELGHRCVGAKVNGKLVSLDYQLKNAEVVEIVTTRKNKGPSRDWLNPNLGYVKTSHAITKIRQWFKKQERTENIEKGREILEKEFRHMGLKFPEIKNLTANYNYDSVDDFLAAIGYGGLSAHSVALTQVPVVEAPKAASVEPTVALSQSPGKVVNTGISVMGIGDILTKIAGCCQPLPGDDIIGYVTRAQGVTIHRADCHNVTKEDEPERLVQVAWGQNDRLYPARLQVTAWDRVGLVRDVSTLIADEKVNITSMSVSESPEKVTTIVLFIETRSLSQLARLISKTESIKGVTSVIRLGDDIKTHAGG
- a CDS encoding AAA ATPase containing von Willebrand factor type A (vWA) domain-like protein (KEGG: nmg:Nmag_2540 AAA ATPase containing von Willebrand factor type A (vWA) domain-like) translates to MVDDKELKDTENQPAEPEKEVEAPGTDGEIHPETDNPDELDPRLFSPLQEADSAPPEERIVEVAHQEETEDTGDQAEDSAE
- a CDS encoding hypothetical protein (KEGG: bvu:BVU_1169 putative cell division protein FtsX), which codes for MLKISIMNSAETESKTPETEKEEPELPSLELVYNEVKERLEVQLRQIDSLDGKSGTLMFVSSVVIGMGAAAQAAILGTINETLPMVMFSIPILFYVMAVILAMRSWVRRPYFRDPEPRPLRDYYIAQPYQFTKRRLTTHFISSYEWNAVVMKKKVNELHIAVWFFLLEVISLTLVLASRPWLSQIFGD